The following proteins are co-located in the Spirosoma montaniterrae genome:
- a CDS encoding bifunctional heptose 7-phosphate kinase/heptose 1-phosphate adenyltransferase: MLKITTLFSRIANLRVAVIGDFALDLYATVETQTGERSIETGQTVFWGRRPRASLGGAGNVVQNLATLGVGDIRVAGCVGDDLFGREMRQLFGRAGVDTTHLHTPEGWDTCVYAKPFVNGQEANRLDFGTHNALADADFQKLLDALASNLPNLDLLIINQQFPNPLLTASRTEQLNSLLERFPTVCCVADMRDMGHHISHATLKVNTAELARLLHTDLPAQPDYDWCVRAGQQLSQHRNGPVVLTRGEAGILYVNGEQTESVEAVPLRAEIDTVGAGDTVVAAFGACVGTGASPADAIDVANLAAAVTVQKLRQTGTASLEEILALLYDTEMHGGDTEIHRG, encoded by the coding sequence ATGCTCAAAATCACAACGCTTTTCAGTCGCATCGCCAACCTCCGCGTGGCCGTTATCGGCGATTTCGCGCTGGATTTATACGCAACCGTAGAGACACAAACCGGCGAACGGTCGATAGAAACCGGGCAGACAGTGTTCTGGGGTCGTCGGCCACGGGCGTCGCTGGGGGGCGCGGGCAATGTGGTGCAGAATCTCGCTACGCTGGGCGTTGGGGACATACGGGTTGCTGGCTGCGTAGGCGATGATTTGTTCGGGCGCGAAATGCGGCAGTTGTTCGGGCGGGCGGGCGTCGACACCACCCATTTGCACACGCCCGAAGGCTGGGATACCTGCGTGTATGCCAAGCCATTCGTGAACGGGCAGGAAGCCAACCGCCTGGACTTCGGCACCCATAATGCGCTGGCAGACGCTGATTTTCAGAAGCTTTTAGATGCGCTGGCAAGCAACCTGCCCAATCTTGACCTGCTGATTATCAACCAGCAATTTCCCAACCCACTGCTTACGGCATCGCGCACCGAGCAGCTAAACAGCCTGCTCGAACGCTTTCCAACCGTTTGCTGCGTGGCCGACATGCGCGACATGGGCCACCACATCAGCCACGCTACCCTGAAAGTGAACACCGCCGAACTGGCCCGGCTGCTACACACCGACCTGCCCGCGCAACCCGACTACGACTGGTGCGTTCGAGCCGGTCAACAACTCAGCCAACACCGTAACGGGCCGGTTGTGCTAACGCGGGGCGAAGCGGGCATTTTGTACGTGAACGGTGAGCAGACCGAATCGGTAGAAGCCGTGCCACTGCGGGCCGAAATTGATACCGTTGGCGCGGGCGATACGGTCGTGGCCGCGTTCGGGGCCTGCGTGGGGACTGGTGCCTCGCCCGCCGATGCCATCGACGTGGCGAATCTGGCCGCTGCCGTTACGGTGCAAAAACTCCGGCAAACCGGCACGGCGAGTCTGGAGGAGATTTTAGCTTTACTTTATGACACAGAGATGCACGGAGGAGACACAGAGATACACAGAGGTTAA
- a CDS encoding ATP-binding protein, with the protein MELQLGLEIISSYKRLSYTLWYALAEFVDNSTQAYYNNRELLDAIFEKNGQELIVKINYDSTYPDGLITVSDNSIGMTYEELQNSVIIGRPPIITSGRSKYGLGMKTASFWLGNFWSIRTKKLGETEEHFVEVNAEKIANGDKALYYTVKKDLPTEEHYTIIQIQKLNQKFYGRTIDKTKRYLRSMYRKDIDKGILSLFWSEEKLTWSSQELFNRLIKQEGEPLIRNIDFSVDDKRVTGWAGVLAKGSRADAGFSIIQADRVIKGWPSSYRPETLFGPQEGGSNDLVNQRLVGELYLDGFDVSHTKDEVLFKGDEQELLEAKLQEQCGDLRALALRPKNSNRNVDERQPSNVDFKVAIQTVEEELSSTYVETFLNTFEIPDEEVIKGANEIVIKSVEKRTEPTFDIMIGGLRVKLYIDENMSPYEPYVLIQSTAYLDKVIVILNRSHPYWSQLSGVSEIVQFIRQCAYDGVAEWKAYSVTHKFDPDTIKLIKDNLLRLSYKVD; encoded by the coding sequence ATGGAGTTACAACTTGGCCTTGAAATAATTAGCTCATACAAGCGTCTTTCATATACGCTTTGGTATGCCCTTGCGGAGTTTGTTGATAACTCTACCCAAGCGTATTATAATAATCGAGAATTGTTAGACGCCATTTTCGAGAAGAATGGCCAGGAGTTAATTGTCAAAATTAATTACGATAGTACTTACCCAGATGGATTGATTACCGTTTCTGATAATTCAATTGGAATGACATATGAAGAGTTACAGAATTCTGTAATAATTGGCCGTCCTCCAATTATTACATCGGGCCGCTCCAAATACGGTCTCGGTATGAAAACGGCTTCTTTTTGGTTGGGCAATTTTTGGAGTATTAGAACAAAAAAACTTGGGGAAACTGAGGAACACTTTGTGGAAGTGAATGCAGAAAAAATAGCCAATGGGGACAAGGCCCTTTACTATACTGTAAAAAAGGATTTGCCAACCGAGGAACACTACACTATTATTCAAATTCAGAAGTTAAACCAAAAATTTTACGGCAGAACAATAGATAAAACAAAGAGATATTTGAGATCAATGTATAGGAAAGATATAGACAAAGGTATTCTTTCTTTATTTTGGTCGGAGGAAAAATTAACTTGGAGCAGTCAAGAGCTGTTTAATCGTCTGATTAAGCAAGAAGGAGAGCCATTGATTAGAAACATAGATTTCTCTGTGGACGACAAACGAGTCACGGGTTGGGCAGGAGTTCTCGCAAAAGGCAGCCGGGCAGATGCTGGCTTCTCAATTATTCAAGCTGATAGAGTGATAAAAGGTTGGCCTTCATCTTATCGTCCCGAAACGTTATTTGGCCCGCAGGAGGGAGGATCGAATGATTTGGTAAACCAAAGGTTAGTTGGAGAACTGTATTTAGATGGCTTCGATGTTAGTCATACTAAAGATGAGGTACTCTTTAAAGGAGATGAACAAGAATTATTAGAAGCTAAGCTGCAAGAGCAATGTGGAGATTTGAGGGCTTTGGCTCTACGGCCAAAAAATTCTAATCGCAATGTTGATGAAAGGCAACCATCAAATGTTGACTTTAAAGTAGCTATACAAACTGTTGAGGAGGAATTGAGTTCAACCTATGTTGAAACATTCCTTAATACGTTCGAGATACCTGATGAGGAAGTTATAAAAGGTGCCAATGAAATTGTAATAAAGTCTGTAGAGAAAAGAACTGAACCAACCTTCGACATAATGATAGGTGGCCTCAGAGTAAAACTATATATAGATGAAAATATGTCTCCTTACGAGCCATATGTATTGATTCAGTCAACAGCTTACTTAGATAAAGTCATAGTGATACTGAACAGATCGCATCCCTATTGGTCACAACTCAGCGGAGTAAGTGAAATAGTGCAATTTATTAGACAGTGTGCTTATGACGGAGTAGCCGAGTGGAAAGCATATTCTGTCACTCATAAATTTGATCCTGACACTATCAAATTAATAAAAGATAATTTGCTAAGATTATCTTACAAAGTAGATTAG
- a CDS encoding amidohydrolase has product MRILFLALTLLLPGLTLAQKPKKTATPAPDKDKQTAIASLDSRFSDYAGISKQIWDFAELGYMEEKSSALLQEQLRKEGFTVSAGVAGIPTAFVATYGTGKPVIGILGEYDALPGLATEAKPDFTPIAGQKGGHGCGHNLFGTASMAAAVEVKNWLKASGRPGTVKIYGCPAEEGGSGKVYMVREGLFNDTDVVLHWHPGSQNGADAGTSLANKNAKFRFRGIAAHAAASPERGRSALDGVEAMNYMVNMMREHVPSDTRIHYVITKGGDAPNVVPAFAEVYYYARHKDREVLQSVWKRIENAAEGAAKGTGTKVEWEVLGGVYNILPNVSLAEVMHQNLKLVGGVTYTADETAFAEKISQTFGEGQKVPITNAALVKDFRDQSDSPTSGGSTDVGDVSWAVPTVGLQTATWVPGSSAHSWQSTAASGMSIGQKGMMVAAKTLTCTALDLYKNPALIEKARAEWLQKRGADFKYEALLGDRKPALDYRK; this is encoded by the coding sequence ATGCGAATACTATTCCTTGCCCTCACGCTACTCCTGCCCGGGCTGACTCTCGCACAAAAGCCTAAAAAAACCGCTACCCCCGCGCCCGACAAAGACAAACAAACGGCCATTGCCAGCCTCGACAGCCGCTTTTCGGACTACGCAGGCATCTCAAAACAAATCTGGGATTTCGCCGAACTCGGCTACATGGAAGAAAAAAGTTCGGCCCTGTTGCAGGAGCAGCTTCGTAAAGAAGGTTTCACTGTGTCGGCGGGCGTGGCGGGCATTCCAACGGCGTTTGTCGCTACTTACGGCACCGGAAAACCCGTGATCGGCATTCTGGGCGAGTACGACGCGCTGCCCGGCCTTGCCACCGAAGCCAAACCCGATTTCACACCCATTGCCGGGCAGAAAGGCGGTCATGGATGCGGGCATAACCTGTTCGGCACGGCGTCGATGGCGGCTGCGGTCGAGGTTAAAAACTGGCTGAAAGCGTCGGGGAGGCCCGGCACGGTCAAGATTTACGGCTGTCCGGCTGAAGAGGGCGGCTCCGGCAAAGTGTACATGGTGCGCGAAGGACTCTTTAACGACACCGACGTAGTGCTGCACTGGCACCCCGGTTCGCAGAATGGTGCCGACGCCGGTACGTCGCTGGCAAACAAGAACGCCAAATTCCGGTTTCGGGGTATTGCCGCCCACGCAGCAGCCTCGCCCGAACGGGGTCGGTCGGCTCTGGATGGCGTAGAAGCCATGAACTACATGGTGAACATGATGCGCGAACACGTCCCGTCGGACACGCGCATTCACTACGTGATTACGAAAGGGGGCGACGCACCAAATGTGGTGCCGGCCTTTGCGGAGGTATATTATTACGCCCGTCACAAAGACCGCGAGGTGCTGCAAAGCGTCTGGAAGCGCATCGAAAATGCGGCTGAGGGCGCGGCCAAAGGCACTGGCACAAAGGTAGAATGGGAAGTGCTGGGCGGGGTGTACAACATTCTGCCCAACGTGTCGCTGGCCGAGGTCATGCACCAGAATCTGAAACTTGTTGGGGGTGTGACCTACACCGCCGACGAAACCGCCTTTGCCGAAAAAATCAGCCAGACTTTTGGCGAGGGGCAGAAAGTACCCATTACCAACGCGGCCCTTGTAAAAGACTTCCGCGATCAGAGCGATAGCCCGACGAGTGGCGGCTCGACCGACGTGGGCGACGTAAGCTGGGCCGTTCCAACGGTGGGTTTGCAGACCGCTACGTGGGTGCCGGGTTCATCGGCGCATAGCTGGCAATCGACGGCGGCAAGCGGCATGAGCATCGGGCAGAAAGGCATGATGGTGGCGGCTAAGACGCTGACATGCACCGCGCTCGACCTCTACAAAAACCCCGCGCTCATCGAAAAAGCCCGCGCCGAATGGCTGCAAAAACGAGGGGCCGATTTCAAGTACGAAGCCCTGCTCGGCGACCGCAAACCGGCATTGGATTACCGGAAATAA
- a CDS encoding DNA-methyltransferase, which yields MPLVAETYFSTDLGQLIIGKTEEVLSNNIDVLKGKFDLIITSPPFPLNAKKKYGNLTGDKYKDWFTSLAPLFSDLLSPTGSLVIEIGNSWEPDRPVQSLLHLESLLGFVKNSDADLRLIQEFICYNPSRLPSPAQWVTVNRIRTVDSYTHVWWMAKSDYPKADNSKVLRPYSKSMLQLLKKQKYNAGKRPSEHNISANGFFKNHGGSIAHNLFEVEQIEHNREVRLPHNVLSFSNTSSNDVFSQKCREEGIVPHPARMSGGLISFFVDFLTNKGDLILDPFAGSNTTGYIAEMMNRRWFSIEISEDYAYQSTLRFK from the coding sequence ATGCCTCTTGTAGCTGAGACTTATTTTTCCACCGATTTAGGTCAATTAATTATAGGCAAAACAGAAGAAGTTTTGTCTAATAATATTGATGTCTTAAAGGGAAAGTTCGACCTTATTATAACTTCCCCCCCTTTTCCACTAAACGCGAAGAAAAAATATGGAAACTTGACAGGAGACAAGTATAAAGATTGGTTTACAAGCCTTGCTCCTCTGTTTTCTGACCTCCTATCCCCAACTGGCTCCCTTGTAATAGAAATTGGTAATTCATGGGAGCCTGATAGGCCTGTTCAATCGTTATTACATCTCGAAAGTCTTTTAGGTTTTGTGAAAAACTCAGACGCTGACTTGCGTTTAATTCAAGAGTTTATTTGTTACAACCCTTCGCGTCTGCCTTCTCCGGCCCAATGGGTTACTGTCAATAGAATAAGAACAGTTGATAGCTATACACATGTTTGGTGGATGGCTAAATCCGATTATCCGAAAGCTGACAACTCAAAAGTGCTGAGACCCTATAGCAAGAGTATGCTCCAACTATTAAAAAAGCAGAAGTATAACGCTGGCAAGAGGCCCTCTGAGCATAATATAAGTGCTAATGGGTTTTTCAAGAATCATGGAGGCAGTATAGCACACAATTTATTTGAAGTGGAACAGATTGAACATAATAGAGAGGTGCGTTTACCTCATAATGTTCTAAGCTTCTCCAATACTTCTTCTAATGATGTATTCTCGCAAAAATGCCGCGAGGAAGGTATTGTCCCTCATCCAGCGCGAATGTCAGGAGGTTTGATAAGTTTTTTTGTCGATTTTTTGACAAACAAAGGCGATTTAATACTCGATCCCTTTGCAGGTAGCAACACAACTGGATATATTGCTGAAATGATGAATCGTAGATGGTTTAGTATTGAAATTAGTGAAGATTATGCATATCAATCTACTCTTCGATTCAAGTAA
- a CDS encoding DUF6733 family protein, giving the protein MKKFNYLPLVFFVVVSLSAQAQTPRKSNYSISLNQDSFFGFYPTINGSLQLNSKTDWTFYGIFWTTPSFGTGGGGGLWTEVGTGINVNTLNGALKINPQIGFTNGKLLSNGAFPMFAEGLVPSLTANLNTKRLEGQYYLGYYAAIRKGQIPSPDQSQRLINAPSQNNFLHWWVNAGYKVSSVVSLGAHYEHLRSNPSVGNSSNVYKWAGPYVQAALPNGLTLRFTGGSNVLDRPATDGNNSFYKMTASFGF; this is encoded by the coding sequence ATGAAAAAGTTCAATTATCTACCACTTGTATTTTTTGTTGTGGTTTCGCTATCAGCGCAGGCTCAGACGCCCCGTAAGTCGAACTACAGCATCAGCCTGAATCAGGACAGCTTCTTCGGGTTTTACCCCACCATCAACGGTAGCCTGCAACTGAACAGCAAAACTGACTGGACATTCTACGGCATTTTCTGGACAACGCCTTCCTTTGGCACGGGCGGGGGTGGTGGTCTCTGGACGGAGGTAGGCACGGGCATTAATGTCAACACGCTGAACGGTGCGCTGAAAATTAACCCGCAGATTGGCTTCACCAACGGCAAGTTGCTCTCGAACGGTGCTTTCCCGATGTTTGCCGAAGGACTTGTGCCCAGCCTGACTGCCAATCTGAACACCAAGCGGCTGGAGGGTCAGTATTACCTCGGCTACTACGCAGCCATCCGCAAAGGGCAGATACCATCTCCCGACCAAAGCCAGCGGCTAATTAATGCACCTTCGCAGAACAACTTCCTGCACTGGTGGGTAAACGCAGGCTACAAAGTCTCGTCGGTAGTATCGCTGGGCGCACATTACGAACACCTGCGCTCGAACCCCAGCGTGGGCAATTCGAGCAACGTCTACAAATGGGCCGGGCCATACGTACAGGCCGCATTGCCCAACGGTCTGACACTCCGCTTCACGGGTGGCTCAAACGTGCTCGACCGCCCGGCAACCGACGGTAACAACTCATTCTACAAAATGACGGCTTCTTTCGGGTTTTAA